The Pan paniscus chromosome 1, NHGRI_mPanPan1-v2.0_pri, whole genome shotgun sequence genome has a segment encoding these proteins:
- the DENND4B gene encoding DENN domain-containing protein 4B isoform X2: protein MAEERPPRLVDYFVVAGLAGNGAPIPEETWVPEPSGPLRPPRPAEPITDVAVIARALGEEVPQGYTCIQASAGGHPLELSAGLLGGTQPVICYRRGRDKPPLVELGVLYEGKERPKPGFQVLDTTPYSHSANLAPPGPGHPRTYLTYRRAAEGAGLHALGITDLCLVLPSKGEGTPHTYCRLPRNLNPGMWGPAVYLCYKVGLAKANTLVYEAELLGRYPEEDNEAFPLPESVPVFCLPMGATIECWPAQTKYPVPVFSTFVLTGAAGDKVYGAALQFYEAFPRARLSERQARALGLLSAVERGRALGGRAVRSRRAIAVLSRWPAFPAFRAFLTFLYRYSVSGPHRLPLEAHISHFIHNVPFPSPQRPRILVQMSPYDNLLLCQPVSSPLPLSGASFLQLLQSLGPELAITLLLAVLTEHKLLVHSLRPDLLTSVCEALVSMIFPLHWQCPYIPLCPLVLADVLSAPVPFIVGIHSSYFDLHDPPADVICVDLDTNTLFQTEEKKLLSPRTLPRRPYKVLLATLTNLYQQLDQTYTGPEEEASLEFLLTDYEAVCGRRARLEREVQGAFLRFMACLLKGYRVFLRPLTQAPSEGARDVDNLFFLQGFLKSRERSSHKLYSQLLHTQMFSQFIEECSFGSARHAALEFFDSCVEKVHPEQEKPEPTPLVELEELSGSELTVFITPPEEPPLPEGSESTPQYCYDGFPELRAELFESLQEQPGALPVPGPSRSAPSSPAPRRTKQEMKVAQRMAQKSAAVPELWARCLLGHCYGLWFLCLPAYVRSAPSRVQALHTAYHVLRQMESGKVVLPDEVCYRVLMQLCSHYGQPVLSVRVMLEMRQAGIVPNTITYGYYNKAVLESKWPSGTPGGRLRWAKLRNVVLGAAQFRQPLRERQQQQQQQQQQQQQQQEQVSAHQEAGSSQADPYLERPSPTRPLQRQTTWAGRSLRDPASPPGRLVKSGSLGSARGAQPTVEAGVAHMIEALGVLEPRGSPVPWHDGSLSDLSLTGEEPLPGGSPGGSGSALSAQSTEALEGLSGRGPKAGGRQDEAGTPRRGLGARLQQLLTPSRHSPASRIPQPELPPDLPPPARRSPMDSLLHPRERPGSTASESSASLGSEWDLSESSLSNLSLRRSSERLSDTPGSFQSPSLEILLSSCSLCRACDSLVYDEEIMAGWAPDDSNLNTTCPFCACPFVPLLSVQTLDSRPSVPSPKSAGASGSKDAPVPGGPGPVLSDRRLCLALDEPQLCNGHMGGASRRVESGAWAYLSPLVLRKELESLVENEGSEVLALPELPSAHPIIFWNLLWYFQRLRLPSILPGLVLASCDGPSHSQAPSPWLTPDPASVQVRLLWDVLTPDPNSCPPLYVLWRVHSQIPQRVVWPGPVPASLSLALLESVLRHVGLNEVHKAVGLLLETLGPPPTGLHLQRGIYREILFLTMAALGKDHVDIVAFDKKYKSAFNKLASSMGKEELRHRRAQMPTPKAIDCRKCFGAPPEC from the exons ATGGCGGAGGAGCGGCCCCCCCGGCTGGTGGATTACTTCGTGGTAGCTGGGCTTGCAGGGAACGGAGCACCCATCCCTGAGGAAACGTGGGTTCCTGAACCCAGTGGGCCCCTGCGCCCTCCCCGGCCAGCTGAGCCCATCACAGATGTGGCAGTCATCGCTAGGGCACTGGGCGAGGAAGTGCCCCAGGGCTACACATGCATCCAGGCTTCTGCTGGGGGCCACCCCTTGGAACTCAGTGCTGGGCTTCTGGGTGGAACTCAACCCGTCATCTGCTACCGCAGGGGCCGTGACAAGCCCCCCCTCGTTGAGCTGGG GGTGTTGTATGAGGGGAAGGAACGTCCCAAGCCTGGCTTCCAAGTGCTTGACACGACACCCTACAGCCACTCAGCAAACCTGGCCCCTCCAGGCCCCGGGCACCCCCGCACCTACCTCACTTACCGGCGGGCAGCAGAGGGGGCAGGGCTGCATGCCCTGGGCATCACTGACCTCTGCCTGGTGCTGCCCAGTAAGGGCGAGGGCACTCCTCATACTTACTGCCGGCTGCCCCGCAACCTCAACCCTGGCATG TGGGGCCCAGCAGTGTACCTGTGCTATAAGGTGGGCCTGGCGAAGGCCAACACGCTGGTGTACGAGGCAG AGCTGCTGGGCCGCTACCCGGAGGAGGACAATGAGGCGTTCCCGCTGCCCGAGTCAGTGCCCGTCTTCTGCCTGCCCATGGGGGCCACTATCGAGTGCTGGCCTGCCCAGACCAAGTACCCCGTGCCCGTCTTCTCCACCTTTGTGCTCACGGGTGCAGCTGGTGATAAG GTGTATGGTGCCGCCCTGCAGTTCTACGAGGCGTTCCCAAGGGCCAGGCTATCAGAGCGACAGGCACGGGCACTGGGCCTGCTGAGCGCCGTGGAGCGGGGTCGGGCACTGGGGGGCAGAGCTGTGCGCAGCCGGCGTGCCATCGCTGTGCTGTCCCGCTGGCCTGCCTTCCCTGCCTTCCGCGCCTTCCTCACCTTCCTTTACCGCTACTCTGTCTCAGGCCCCCACCGCCTACCCTTGGAAGC gcacATCTCCCACTTCATTCACAacgttcccttcccttccccacagAGACCCCGCATCCTAGTGCAG ATGTCTCCCTATGACAACTTGCTCCTCTGTCAGCCTGTATCCTCACCCCTGCCCCTCAG TGGTGCCAGCTTCCTGCAGCTGCTGCAGAGCCTGGGCCCTGAGCTGGCTATCACACTGCTGCTGGCTGTGCTCACAGAGCACAAGCTGCTAGTCCACTCGCTGCGGCCAGACCTGCTCACCAGCGTCTGTGAGGCCCTCGTCTCG ATGATCTTCCCACTGCACTGGCAGTGCCCCTACATTCCTCTGTGCCCGCTGGTGCTGGCAGATGTGCTGAGTGCCCCAGTGCCCTTCATTGTGGGTATCCACTCCAGCTACTTTGATCTGCATGACCCGCCTGCTGATGTCATCTGTGTAGACCTTGATACCAACACACTCTTCCA GACTGAGGAAAAGAAGCTCCTCTCCCCTCGGACCCTGCCCCGCAGACCCTACAAGGTTCTGCTGGCCACACTGACAAACCTGTACCAGCAGCTGGACCAGA CATACACTGGACCTGAGGAGGAAGCATCCCTGGAGTTCCTACTGACAGACTACGAGGCAGTGTGTGGCCGCAGGGCCCGGCTGGAGCGCGAAGTCCAAGGAGCCTTCCTCCGCTTCATGGCCTGTCTGCTCAAGGGCTACCGGGTCTTCCTGCGCCCACTCACCCAGGCCCCCTCCGAGGGAGCTCGTGATGTTGACAACCTTTTCTTCCTGCAGG GCTTCCTCAAATCCCGGGAACGCTCCAGCCACAAACTTTACTCTCAGCTGCTGCACACACAGATGTTCTCACAGTTCATTGAGGAGTGCTCTTTTGGCTCTGCTCGCCATGCTGCCCTTGAATTCTTTGACTCTTGTGTTGAAAAG GTCCACCCAGAGCAGGAGAAGCCTGAGCCGACACCCTTAGTGGAGCTAGAGGAGCTGTCAGGAAGTGAGCTCACTGTCTTTATCACACCTCCCGAGGAGCCTCCCTTACCAGAGGGCAGTGAATCCACTCCCCAGTACTG CTATGATGGATTCCCAGAGCTACGGGCTGAGTTGTTTGAGTCTCTTCAAGAGCAACCTGGGGCCCTGCCTGTGCCAGGCCCTTCCCGTAGCGCCCCCAGCAGTCCTGCTCCTCGCCGTACCAAACAG GAGATGAAAGTTGCACAGCGGATGGCACAGAAGTCAGCAGCTGTGCCTGAGCTGTGGGCCCGGTGCCTGCTGGGGCACTGCTATGGGCTGTGGTTCCTGTGTCTGCCTGCCTATGTGCGGTCGGCACCCTCCCGAGTGCAGGCACTGCACACAGCCTACCATGTGCTGCGCCAGATGGAGAGCGGCAAGGTGGTGCTCCCTGATGAG GTGTGTTACCGGGTACTGATGCAGCTCTGCTCACACTATGGGCAGCCTGTGCTGTCTGTGCGGGTCATGCTGGAGATGCGTCAGGCAGGCATTGTGCCCAACACCATCACCTATGGCTACTACAATAAG GCTGTGTTGGAAAGCAAGTGGCCGTCTGGCACACCAGGTGGGCGTCTGCGCTGGGCCAAGCTCCGGAATGTTGTCCTGGGGGCTGCTCAGTTCCGCCAGCCCTTGAGAGAAcggcaacagcagcagcagcagcaacagcagcagcagcagcagcagcaggagcaggtgTCAGCACATCAAGAGGCAGGCAGCTCCCAGGCAG ATCCCTATTTGGAGCGCCCTTCCCCTACTCGCCCTCTTCAGCGCCAGACTACTTGGGCTGGGCGAAGTCTGAGAGACCCAGCCTCACCCCCTGGACGCCTGGTGAAGAGTGGTAGCCTGGGCAGTGCCCGAGGGGCACAGCCCACTGTGGAGGCCGGTGTGGCCCACA TGATAGAGGccttgggggtcctggaacccCGGGGATCACCTGTGCCCTGGCACGATGGAAGTCTCTCAGACCTGAGCCTGACGGGGGAGGAGCCGCTCCCTGGAGGCAGCCCAGGGGGCTCAGGCTCAGCCCTGAGTGCCCAGTCCACTGAGGCCCTGGAAGGGCTAAGTGGGCGGGGACCCAAGGCTGGTGGGCGACAGGATGAGGCAGGCACCCCCCGACGAGGGCTGGGTGCCCGCCTCCAACAGCTGCTCACTCCTTCCCGCCACTCCCCTGCCTCCCGCATTCCCCAACCTGAGCTGCCTCCTGACCTGCCTCCCCCAGCCCGCCGCAGCCCCATGGACAGTCTTCTGCACCCCCGGGAGCGCCCTGGATCCACTGCCTCCGAG AGCTCAGCCTCTCTGGGCAGTGAGTGGGACCTCTCAGAATCTTCTCTCAGCAACCTGAGTCTTCGCCGTTCCTCAGAGCGCCTCAGTGACACCCCTGGATCCTTCCAGTCACCTTCCCTGGAA ATTCTGCTGTCCAGCTGCTCCCTGTGCCGTGCCTGTGATTCGCTGGTGTATGATGAGGAAATCATGGCTGGCTGGGCACCTGATGACTCTAACCTCAACACAACCTGCCCCTTCTGCGCCTGCCCCTTTGTGCCCCTGCTCAGTGTCCAGACCCTTGATTCCCGGCCCAG TGTCCCCAGCCCCAAGTCTGCTGGTGCCAGTGGCAGCAAAGATGCTCCTGTCCCTGGTGGTCCTGGCCCTGTGCTCAGTGACCGCAGGCTCTGCCTTGCTCTGGATGAGCCCCAGCTCTGCAACGGGCACATGGGG GGAGCCTCCCGGCGGGTTGAGAGTGGGGCATGGGCATACCTGAGCCCCCTGGTGCTGCGTAAGGAGCTGGAGTCGCTGGTAGAGAACGAGGGCAGTGAGGTGCTGGCGTTGCCTGAACTGCCCTCTGCCCACCCCATCATCTTCTGGAACCTTTTGTGGTATTTCCAACGGCTACGCCTGCCCAGTATTCTACCAGGCCTGGTGCTGGCCTCCTGTGATGGGCCTTCGCACTCCCAG GCCCCATCTCCTTGGCTAACCCCTGATCCAGCCTCTGTTCAGGTACGGCTGCTGTGGGATGTACTGACCCCTGACCCCAATAGCTGCCCACCTCTCTATGTGCTCTGGAGGGTCCACA GCCAGATCCCCCAGCGGGTGGTATGGCCAGGCCCTGTACCTGCATCCCTTAGTTTGGCACTGTTGGAGTCAGTGCTGCGCCATGTTGGACTCAATGAAGTGCACAAGGCTGTGGGGCTCCTGCTGGAAACTCTAGGGCCCCCACCCACTGGCCTGCACCTGCAGAG GGGAATCTACCGTGAGATATTATTCCTGACAATGGCTGCTCTGGGCAAGGACCACGTGGACATAG TGGCCTTCGATAAGAAGTACAAGTCTGCCTTTAACAAGCTGGCCAGCAGCATGGGCAAGGAGGAGCTGAGGCACCGGCGGGCGCAGATGCCCACTCCCAAGGCCATTGACTGCCGAAAATGTTTTGGAGCACCTCCAGAATGCTAG
- the DENND4B gene encoding DENN domain-containing protein 4B isoform X4: MWQSSLGHWARKCPRATHASRLLLGATPWNSVLGFWVELNPSSATAGAVTSPPSLSWGCCMRGRNVPSLASKCLTRHPTATQQTWPLQAPGTPAPTSLTGGQQRGQGCMPWASLTSAWCCPVRARALLILTAGCPATSTLACGAQQCTCAIRWAWRRPTRWCTRQVYGAALQFYEAFPRARLSERQARALGLLSAVERGRALGGRAVRSRRAIAVLSRWPAFPAFRAFLTFLYRYSVSGPHRLPLEAHISHFIHNVPFPSPQRPRILVQMSPYDNLLLCQPVSSPLPLSGASFLQLLQSLGPELAITLLLAVLTEHKLLVHSLRPDLLTSVCEALVSMIFPLHWQCPYIPLCPLVLADVLSAPVPFIVGIHSSYFDLHDPPADVICVDLDTNTLFQTEEKKLLSPRTLPRRPYKVLLATLTNLYQQLDQTYTGPEEEASLEFLLTDYEAVCGRRARLEREVQGAFLRFMACLLKGYRVFLRPLTQAPSEGARDVDNLFFLQGFLKSRERSSHKLYSQLLHTQMFSQFIEECSFGSARHAALEFFDSCVEKVHPEQEKPEPTPLVELEELSGSELTVFITPPEEPPLPEGSESTPQYCYDGFPELRAELFESLQEQPGALPVPGPSRSAPSSPAPRRTKQEMKVAQRMAQKSAAVPELWARCLLGHCYGLWFLCLPAYVRSAPSRVQALHTAYHVLRQMESGKVVLPDEVCYRVLMQLCSHYGQPVLSVRVMLEMRQAGIVPNTITYGYYNKAVLESKWPSGTPGGRLRWAKLRNVVLGAAQFRQPLRERQQQQQQQQQQQQQQQEQVSAHQEAGSSQADPYLERPSPTRPLQRQTTWAGRSLRDPASPPGRLVKSGSLGSARGAQPTVEAGVAHMIEALGVLEPRGSPVPWHDGSLSDLSLTGEEPLPGGSPGGSGSALSAQSTEALEGLSGRGPKAGGRQDEAGTPRRGLGARLQQLLTPSRHSPASRIPQPELPPDLPPPARRSPMDSLLHPRERPGSTASESSASLGSEWDLSESSLSNLSLRRSSERLSDTPGSFQSPSLEILLSSCSLCRACDSLVYDEEIMAGWAPDDSNLNTTCPFCACPFVPLLSVQTLDSRPSVPSPKSAGASGSKDAPVPGGPGPVLSDRRLCLALDEPQLCNGHMGGASRRVESGAWAYLSPLVLRKELESLVENEGSEVLALPELPSAHPIIFWNLLWYFQRLRLPSILPGLVLASCDGPSHSQAPSPWLTPDPASVQVRLLWDVLTPDPNSCPPLYVLWRVHSQIPQRVVWPGPVPASLSLALLESVLRHVGLNEVHKAVGLLLETLGPPPTGLHLQRGIYREILFLTMAALGKDHVDIVAFDKKYKSAFNKLASSMGKEELRHRRAQMPTPKAIDCRKCFGAPPEC; encoded by the exons ATGTGGCAGTCATCGCTAGGGCACTGGGCGAGGAAGTGCCCCAGGGCTACACATGCATCCAGGCTTCTGCTGGGGGCCACCCCTTGGAACTCAGTGCTGGGCTTCTGGGTGGAACTCAACCCGTCATCTGCTACCGCAGGGGCCGTGACAAGCCCCCCCTCGTTGAGCTGGG GGTGTTGTATGAGGGGAAGGAACGTCCCAAGCCTGGCTTCCAAGTGCTTGACACGACACCCTACAGCCACTCAGCAAACCTGGCCCCTCCAGGCCCCGGGCACCCCCGCACCTACCTCACTTACCGGCGGGCAGCAGAGGGGGCAGGGCTGCATGCCCTGGGCATCACTGACCTCTGCCTGGTGCTGCCCAGTAAGGGCGAGGGCACTCCTCATACTTACTGCCGGCTGCCCCGCAACCTCAACCCTGGCATG TGGGGCCCAGCAGTGTACCTGTGCTATAAGGTGGGCCTGGCGAAGGCCAACACGCTGGTGTACGAGGCAG GTGTATGGTGCCGCCCTGCAGTTCTACGAGGCGTTCCCAAGGGCCAGGCTATCAGAGCGACAGGCACGGGCACTGGGCCTGCTGAGCGCCGTGGAGCGGGGTCGGGCACTGGGGGGCAGAGCTGTGCGCAGCCGGCGTGCCATCGCTGTGCTGTCCCGCTGGCCTGCCTTCCCTGCCTTCCGCGCCTTCCTCACCTTCCTTTACCGCTACTCTGTCTCAGGCCCCCACCGCCTACCCTTGGAAGC gcacATCTCCCACTTCATTCACAacgttcccttcccttccccacagAGACCCCGCATCCTAGTGCAG ATGTCTCCCTATGACAACTTGCTCCTCTGTCAGCCTGTATCCTCACCCCTGCCCCTCAG TGGTGCCAGCTTCCTGCAGCTGCTGCAGAGCCTGGGCCCTGAGCTGGCTATCACACTGCTGCTGGCTGTGCTCACAGAGCACAAGCTGCTAGTCCACTCGCTGCGGCCAGACCTGCTCACCAGCGTCTGTGAGGCCCTCGTCTCG ATGATCTTCCCACTGCACTGGCAGTGCCCCTACATTCCTCTGTGCCCGCTGGTGCTGGCAGATGTGCTGAGTGCCCCAGTGCCCTTCATTGTGGGTATCCACTCCAGCTACTTTGATCTGCATGACCCGCCTGCTGATGTCATCTGTGTAGACCTTGATACCAACACACTCTTCCA GACTGAGGAAAAGAAGCTCCTCTCCCCTCGGACCCTGCCCCGCAGACCCTACAAGGTTCTGCTGGCCACACTGACAAACCTGTACCAGCAGCTGGACCAGA CATACACTGGACCTGAGGAGGAAGCATCCCTGGAGTTCCTACTGACAGACTACGAGGCAGTGTGTGGCCGCAGGGCCCGGCTGGAGCGCGAAGTCCAAGGAGCCTTCCTCCGCTTCATGGCCTGTCTGCTCAAGGGCTACCGGGTCTTCCTGCGCCCACTCACCCAGGCCCCCTCCGAGGGAGCTCGTGATGTTGACAACCTTTTCTTCCTGCAGG GCTTCCTCAAATCCCGGGAACGCTCCAGCCACAAACTTTACTCTCAGCTGCTGCACACACAGATGTTCTCACAGTTCATTGAGGAGTGCTCTTTTGGCTCTGCTCGCCATGCTGCCCTTGAATTCTTTGACTCTTGTGTTGAAAAG GTCCACCCAGAGCAGGAGAAGCCTGAGCCGACACCCTTAGTGGAGCTAGAGGAGCTGTCAGGAAGTGAGCTCACTGTCTTTATCACACCTCCCGAGGAGCCTCCCTTACCAGAGGGCAGTGAATCCACTCCCCAGTACTG CTATGATGGATTCCCAGAGCTACGGGCTGAGTTGTTTGAGTCTCTTCAAGAGCAACCTGGGGCCCTGCCTGTGCCAGGCCCTTCCCGTAGCGCCCCCAGCAGTCCTGCTCCTCGCCGTACCAAACAG GAGATGAAAGTTGCACAGCGGATGGCACAGAAGTCAGCAGCTGTGCCTGAGCTGTGGGCCCGGTGCCTGCTGGGGCACTGCTATGGGCTGTGGTTCCTGTGTCTGCCTGCCTATGTGCGGTCGGCACCCTCCCGAGTGCAGGCACTGCACACAGCCTACCATGTGCTGCGCCAGATGGAGAGCGGCAAGGTGGTGCTCCCTGATGAG GTGTGTTACCGGGTACTGATGCAGCTCTGCTCACACTATGGGCAGCCTGTGCTGTCTGTGCGGGTCATGCTGGAGATGCGTCAGGCAGGCATTGTGCCCAACACCATCACCTATGGCTACTACAATAAG GCTGTGTTGGAAAGCAAGTGGCCGTCTGGCACACCAGGTGGGCGTCTGCGCTGGGCCAAGCTCCGGAATGTTGTCCTGGGGGCTGCTCAGTTCCGCCAGCCCTTGAGAGAAcggcaacagcagcagcagcagcaacagcagcagcagcagcagcagcaggagcaggtgTCAGCACATCAAGAGGCAGGCAGCTCCCAGGCAG ATCCCTATTTGGAGCGCCCTTCCCCTACTCGCCCTCTTCAGCGCCAGACTACTTGGGCTGGGCGAAGTCTGAGAGACCCAGCCTCACCCCCTGGACGCCTGGTGAAGAGTGGTAGCCTGGGCAGTGCCCGAGGGGCACAGCCCACTGTGGAGGCCGGTGTGGCCCACA TGATAGAGGccttgggggtcctggaacccCGGGGATCACCTGTGCCCTGGCACGATGGAAGTCTCTCAGACCTGAGCCTGACGGGGGAGGAGCCGCTCCCTGGAGGCAGCCCAGGGGGCTCAGGCTCAGCCCTGAGTGCCCAGTCCACTGAGGCCCTGGAAGGGCTAAGTGGGCGGGGACCCAAGGCTGGTGGGCGACAGGATGAGGCAGGCACCCCCCGACGAGGGCTGGGTGCCCGCCTCCAACAGCTGCTCACTCCTTCCCGCCACTCCCCTGCCTCCCGCATTCCCCAACCTGAGCTGCCTCCTGACCTGCCTCCCCCAGCCCGCCGCAGCCCCATGGACAGTCTTCTGCACCCCCGGGAGCGCCCTGGATCCACTGCCTCCGAG AGCTCAGCCTCTCTGGGCAGTGAGTGGGACCTCTCAGAATCTTCTCTCAGCAACCTGAGTCTTCGCCGTTCCTCAGAGCGCCTCAGTGACACCCCTGGATCCTTCCAGTCACCTTCCCTGGAA ATTCTGCTGTCCAGCTGCTCCCTGTGCCGTGCCTGTGATTCGCTGGTGTATGATGAGGAAATCATGGCTGGCTGGGCACCTGATGACTCTAACCTCAACACAACCTGCCCCTTCTGCGCCTGCCCCTTTGTGCCCCTGCTCAGTGTCCAGACCCTTGATTCCCGGCCCAG TGTCCCCAGCCCCAAGTCTGCTGGTGCCAGTGGCAGCAAAGATGCTCCTGTCCCTGGTGGTCCTGGCCCTGTGCTCAGTGACCGCAGGCTCTGCCTTGCTCTGGATGAGCCCCAGCTCTGCAACGGGCACATGGGG GGAGCCTCCCGGCGGGTTGAGAGTGGGGCATGGGCATACCTGAGCCCCCTGGTGCTGCGTAAGGAGCTGGAGTCGCTGGTAGAGAACGAGGGCAGTGAGGTGCTGGCGTTGCCTGAACTGCCCTCTGCCCACCCCATCATCTTCTGGAACCTTTTGTGGTATTTCCAACGGCTACGCCTGCCCAGTATTCTACCAGGCCTGGTGCTGGCCTCCTGTGATGGGCCTTCGCACTCCCAG GCCCCATCTCCTTGGCTAACCCCTGATCCAGCCTCTGTTCAGGTACGGCTGCTGTGGGATGTACTGACCCCTGACCCCAATAGCTGCCCACCTCTCTATGTGCTCTGGAGGGTCCACA GCCAGATCCCCCAGCGGGTGGTATGGCCAGGCCCTGTACCTGCATCCCTTAGTTTGGCACTGTTGGAGTCAGTGCTGCGCCATGTTGGACTCAATGAAGTGCACAAGGCTGTGGGGCTCCTGCTGGAAACTCTAGGGCCCCCACCCACTGGCCTGCACCTGCAGAG GGGAATCTACCGTGAGATATTATTCCTGACAATGGCTGCTCTGGGCAAGGACCACGTGGACATAG TGGCCTTCGATAAGAAGTACAAGTCTGCCTTTAACAAGCTGGCCAGCAGCATGGGCAAGGAGGAGCTGAGGCACCGGCGGGCGCAGATGCCCACTCCCAAGGCCATTGACTGCCGAAAATGTTTTGGAGCACCTCCAGAATGCTAG